The Actinomadura graeca nucleotide sequence CGCGGCGCGGCTGAACTGGCAGGGCCTCGCCAAGTGCGAGTCCAATAACAACCCGAAGGCCGTGAACCCGGCCGGGTACTACGGGCTGTACCAGTTCTCGATGGCGTCGTGGGCGTCGGTCGGGGGGAAGGGCAGGCCGTCCGACGCGAGCGCGGGCGAGCAGACGTACCGGGCGCAGCTTCTTTACAACAAGGTCAACGGGCGTTGGCAGGGGCAGTGGCCCAACTGTGGACGCTTTTTGTTCTCGTAGGTTTGAGACACTTGTTTCGTGGGGGAGAAACAAGGGTTGCTGGGGGCGGCGGACGTGCGGGCCCTCGCCGGGCGGCTGGGCATCAGGCCCACCAAGACGCTCGGGCAGAACTTCGTCATCGACGCGAACACCGTCCGGCGGATCGTCCGGACGGCGGACCTGCGCCCGGACGACGTCGTCATCGAGGTCGGGCCGGGACTCGGGTCGCTGACGCTGGCGCTGCTGCCGCAGGTGGGGCGCGTGGTGGCGGTGGAGATCGACCCGGCGCTCGCCGCGGAGCTGCCCGCGACGGCCGCGGCGCGGGAACCGGACCTCGCCGGACGGCTGGAGATCGTCCACGCCGATGCGATGAAGGTCACGGCGGTGCCGGGGCCGGAGCCGACCGCGCTGGTCGCGAACCTGCCCTACAACGTCGCCGTCCCGGTCGTCCTGCACCTGCTGGCGTCGCTGCCGTCGCTGCGCCGCGCCCTCGTCATGGTCCAGGCCGAGGTCGCCGACCGGATGGTCGCGGCCCCCGGCTCGAAGATCTACGGGGTGCCGTCGGTGAAGATCGCCTGGTACGGGGAGGCCCGGCGGGCGGGGGCGGTGGGCCGCGCGGTGTTCTGGCCCGCCCCGAACGTCGACTCCGGGCTGGTGGCGTTCACCCGGCGCGAGCCGCCGCCCACGACGGCGAGCCGGGAGCGGGTGTTCGCGGTGATCGACGCCGCCTTCGCGCAGCGCCGCAAGACGCTGCGGGCGGCGCTGGCGGGGTGGGCCGGGTCGGCGGCGGAGGCCGAGCGGGCGCTGCGCGCCGCCGACGTTGATCCACGAGCTCGGGGCGAAGCGCTGGACGTGGCCGCCTTCGCCCGTATTGCCGAGTATGGTCCTTTGGGCGGAGCCCAAAATCCCCCTGCGGCCGGACCCGGGGGCACGACAGATCCGGAAGAGGCGGAGGGCGATGGTGAAGGCGCGTTCGCGGACGGCGCGGGCGGGGGTGCCCGCGGGGGCGCCGATCGTGATGGCGGCTCTGGCGGTCCTGGCGGCGGCGGGCTGTAGCAGCGGGGCGGGCGCGGCACCGAAGATCACGACGACCGCGCGGGCCGGGGTCGCCCCGACACCGCCGGAGAAGGGCGCCTATTTCGGCGCCTGGGTGCCCCCCGGCATCGGCGGCGGGCCCAAGGCCCCCTCACCGGGACGGACGTCGGCCACGCCATCCGGCGGGTCCTCGGCCAAGCCCGCTGTCAAGGACGCCGACAGGCCCGGTATGGCGCCGGTCGTCGGGTTCGAGCGGGAGCTGGGACGGCAGCTCGACATCGTCCAGAACTACGCCGGCTGGAAGGCGCCCTTCCCCGGCGACCTGGACTCCTCCGTCCTCGACGGCAACCGCTACCTGCTGCTGACCTGGGGCGGCGCCGATACCAGGGAGATCGTCCAGGGCACCCACGACGAGCTGATCCGGGACCGTGCCCGCGCGATCAAGGCCACCGGCAAGCCGGTCTTCCTGCGCTGGTCGCGTGACATGGACAAGAAGAGCGCGCAGGCGAAGGTGCACTCCGCCACGGACTTCATCGCCGCCTGGAAGCACCTGCGCGCGATCTTCAAGCAGGAGAAGGTGGACAACGTCGCCTGGGTGTGGTGCCCGTCCGCCCGCGGTTTCGGCTCCGGCAACGCCGGGTCCTTCTACCCCGGCGACGGCGAGGTCGACTGGATCTGCGCCGACGCCCAGCCGGGCGGCGACTACGACTACCGCGACC carries:
- a CDS encoding glycoside hydrolase family 26 protein, with the protein product MVKARSRTARAGVPAGAPIVMAALAVLAAAGCSSGAGAAPKITTTARAGVAPTPPEKGAYFGAWVPPGIGGGPKAPSPGRTSATPSGGSSAKPAVKDADRPGMAPVVGFERELGRQLDIVQNYAGWKAPFPGDLDSSVLDGNRYLLLTWGGADTREIVQGTHDELIRDRARAIKATGKPVFLRWSRDMDKKSAQAKVHSATDFIAAWKHLRAIFKQEKVDNVAWVWCPSARGFGSGNAGSFYPGDGEVDWICADAQPGGDYDYRDLSEAVKLFMEWARGRAKPIMIAEFGVPRSYGERRAEWLRAAAKTLQDPQIKAVVYFDSDEQAEDARDKRRAFSVTGDKRAVSALRELATTPYFNPRNLPVTSD
- the rsmA gene encoding 16S rRNA (adenine(1518)-N(6)/adenine(1519)-N(6))-dimethyltransferase RsmA, translated to MGEKQGLLGAADVRALAGRLGIRPTKTLGQNFVIDANTVRRIVRTADLRPDDVVIEVGPGLGSLTLALLPQVGRVVAVEIDPALAAELPATAAAREPDLAGRLEIVHADAMKVTAVPGPEPTALVANLPYNVAVPVVLHLLASLPSLRRALVMVQAEVADRMVAAPGSKIYGVPSVKIAWYGEARRAGAVGRAVFWPAPNVDSGLVAFTRREPPPTTASRERVFAVIDAAFAQRRKTLRAALAGWAGSAAEAERALRAADVDPRARGEALDVAAFARIAEYGPLGGAQNPPAAGPGGTTDPEEAEGDGEGAFADGAGGGARGGADRDGGSGGPGGGGL